One Marasmius oreades isolate 03SP1 chromosome 2, whole genome shotgun sequence DNA segment encodes these proteins:
- a CDS encoding uncharacterized protein (MEROPS:MER0000436) — protein sequence MAFRILSSLILLSLGAAVSTSAIVLEEQPLRVEGTLSVPFKVNGTVYKTWVFQHASPAVLPTARPLVVLHGGPGLTHDYMLPLTDLAASRPVVLYDQIGSGKSSHVASNDSTFNWGLDVFLQELDNVLSILNIGHDFDLLGHSWGGVMAAEYAVRRKNPGLKHLVFSDSLPSNELWDQSEGELLAAFPEEVQSDLAVGFDDPVRYRKGLAAFFAVHGCTVNPTPQGVNVSFDYLFEDPTSSIKMGAALTGWSIIDRLSQITVPTLVLNGAADISQDFVNQPYLDRIPRVTHYKFEKSSHTPMWEERDEYMQVVGRFLG from the exons ATGGCCTTTCGTATTCTTTCCTCCCTCATCCTCCTTTCTCTCGGGGCGGCAGTTTCCACGTCCGCTATTGTCCTCGAAGAACAACCTCTCCGTGTCGAGGGTACCCTCTCTGTTCCTTTCAAAGTCAACGGCACTGTATACAAGACATGGGTCTTCCAACACGCTAGTCCCGCCGTCTTGCCAACTGCCCGACCACTTGTCGTCCTCCACGGTGGTCCAGGGCTCACTCATGACTATATGCTCCCCTTGACGGACCTCGCAGCGTCCCGTCCTGTCGTGTTGTATGACCAAATTGGCTCTGGCAAATCCAGCCATGTGGCTAGCAATGATAGCACGTTCAACTGGGGATTGGATGTATTCCTCCAAGAGCTTGACAACGTGCTTAGTATCCTGAACATCGGTCACGACTTCGACCTACTGGGACACTCCTGGGGTGGTGTCATGGCTGCTGAATACGCCGTTCGGAGGAAAAATCCCGGGTTGAAGCATCTCGTTTTCTCGGATTCTTTACCGTCTAATGAGCTCTGGGATCAATCCGAGGGAGAGTTGTTGGCTGCGTTCCCGGAGGAGGTGCAGAGTGATCTTGCGGTTGGGTTTGATGATCCGGTGAGGTATCGAAAGGGGTTGGCAGCGTTTTTTGCGGTGCATGGGTGTACTGTGAATCCAACGCCGCAAGGGGTGAATGTGTCGTTTGATTATCTTTTTGAGGATCCTACTTCGTCGATTAAGAT GGGAGCTGCATTGACTGGATGGAGCATCATCGACCGGTTATCGCAGATTACAGTTCCAACTCTGGTATTGAACGGAGCGGCTGATATCTCTCAAGATTTCGTGAACCAGCCGTATTTGGATCGTATCCCGCGTGTTACGCATTACAAATTTGAGAAGTCGAGTCATACGCCTATGTGGGAGGAGAGGGATGAGTATATGCAGGTTGTTGGGCGGTTTTTGGGATGA
- a CDS encoding uncharacterized protein (MEROPS:MER0005988) has product MFTERYLGRLESETYASSSVQNVSSFSRAHLLFVHGTADVNVHYDHSVHLLRMLADAGIKDFWFRSFPDAWVFYRFLFTYLLRCATQLLSPLNSDHAMRGSYRELFELMEKFLQWEIDYS; this is encoded by the coding sequence ATGTTTACCGAACGATACTTGGGCCGCCTAGAGTCCGAGACGTACGCCTCATCATCAGTGCAGAATGTGTCATCATTCAGCCGTGCCCATCTCCTCTTTGTCCACGGGACCGCAGATGTGAATGTTCATTATGACCATTCAGTTCACCTGCTTCGGATGTTGGCAGACGCGGGAATTAAAGATTTTTGGTTCAGATCGTTTCCAGATGCGTGGGTTTTTTACCGATTCCTATTTACTTACCTTCTTCGGTGCGCCACTCAGCTTCTTTCCCCTCTCAACAGTGATCACGCAATGAGAGGTTCCTATCGGGAGCTTTTCGAGTTGATGGAGAAATTCCTGCAGTGGGAAATCGATTATTCATAG
- a CDS encoding uncharacterized protein (MEROPS:MER0000436), giving the protein MAFSFLHRLLPQSAKSTRPLTQIIMSATSPNATFTEGHVPYVVNGETLKTYYKLFGSLKGSTKRPLLVLHGGPGMSHDYLLPISDLSLAPYSRPVLFYDQVGNGKSTHLREKPKEFFTVDLFVNELTNLITHLKINEYDLLGHSWGGMLASETEVRLHPKGLKSMVLTDTLSQTKLWGMSTMQLVGALGDPSINAGMAAGFGDPVKYRAALEKLHAVHGCRVSPVPKEVTFGVLDQIFGDKETGEGGDPTVSINMFTGAIAGWSIDDRLKEVTVPTFVINGRYDMAQDFVCEAYFWKVTKAKTKWYTFSESSHTPMWEERDKYMKVITEWLDHI; this is encoded by the exons ATGGCATTCTCATTTCTTCATCGACTCCTCCCTCAGTCCGCGAAATCCACAAGGCCTCTAACACAGATCATCATGTCTGCTACCTCTCCCAACGCTACTTTCACAGAAGGCCACGTTCCCTACGTCGTCAATGGGGAGACCCTTAAAACCTACTACAAGCTCTTTGGCTCGCTCAAGGGCTCGACGAAGCGCCCTCTCCTCGTGTTACACGGAGGCCCTGGAATGTCCCACGACTACCTCCTCCCCATCTCAGACCTCTCCCTCGCCCCGTATTCACGCCCCGTGCTGTTCTATGACCAGGTCGGGAACGGCAAATCGACTCATCTCCGCGAGAAACCGAAAGAATTCTTCACAGTCGACCTGTTCGTGAACGAGCTGACCAACCTTATCACCCACCTCAAAATCAACGAGTATGACCTTCTCGGCCACAGCTGGGGTGGGATGCTTGCTTCGGAAACCGAAGTGAGGTTGCATCCCAAGGGGCTGAAGAGCATGGTTTTGACCGATACGCTTTCCCAGACGAAACTCTGGGGAATGAGTACTATGCAGCTCGTCGGGGCACTCGGTGATCCATCCATCAACGCTGGGATGGCGGCTGGGTTTGGTGATCCGGTTAAGTACCGAGCTGCGTTGGAGAAGCTCCATGCAGTTCATGGGTGCCGAGTTTCGCCAGTCCCGAAGGAGGTTACGTTTGGTGTCTTGGATCAGATCTTTGGAGACAAGGAAACTGGGGAGGGTGGCGATCCGACTGTGAGCATCAACAT GTTTACCGGTGCTATCGCTGGATGGTCAATCGATGACCGCCTGAAAGAGGTCACAGTCCCCACGTTCGTGATCAACGGTAGATACGACATGGCACAGGACTTTGTTTGCGAGGCCTACTTTTGGAAGGTCACGAAGGCCAAGACTAAGTGGTACACATTTTCGGAGTCGAGTCACACCCCGATGTGGGAGGAGAGGGATAAGTATATGAAAGTTATTACTGAGTGGCTCGACCACATCTAG
- a CDS encoding uncharacterized protein (MEROPS:MER0000436), with translation MSATSPNATFTEGHVPYVVNGETLKTYYKLFGSLKGSTKRPLLVLHGGPGMSHDYLLPISDLSLAPYSRPVLFYDQVGNGKSTHLREKPKEFFTVDLFVNELTNLITHLKINEYDLLGHSWGGMLASETEVRLHPKGLKSMVLTDTLSQTKLWGMSTMQLVGALGDPSINAGMAAGFGDPVKYRAALEKLHAVHGCRVSPVPKEVTFGVLDQIFGDKETGEGGDPTVSINMFTGAIAGWSIDDRLKEVTVPTFVINGRYDMAQDFVCEAYFWKVTKAKTKWYTFSESSHTPMWEERDKYMKVITEWLDHI, from the exons ATGTCTGCTACCTCTCCCAACGCTACTTTCACAGAAGGCCACGTTCCCTACGTCGTCAATGGGGAGACCCTTAAAACCTACTACAAGCTCTTTGGCTCGCTCAAGGGCTCGACGAAGCGCCCTCTCCTCGTGTTACACGGAGGCCCTGGAATGTCCCACGACTACCTCCTCCCCATCTCAGACCTCTCCCTCGCCCCGTATTCACGCCCCGTGCTGTTCTATGACCAGGTCGGGAACGGCAAATCGACTCATCTCCGCGAGAAACCGAAAGAATTCTTCACAGTCGACCTGTTCGTGAACGAGCTGACCAACCTTATCACCCACCTCAAAATCAACGAGTATGACCTTCTCGGCCACAGCTGGGGTGGGATGCTTGCTTCGGAAACCGAAGTGAGGTTGCATCCCAAGGGGCTGAAGAGCATGGTTTTGACCGATACGCTTTCCCAGACGAAACTCTGGGGAATGAGTACTATGCAGCTCGTCGGGGCACTCGGTGATCCATCCATCAACGCTGGGATGGCGGCTGGGTTTGGTGATCCGGTTAAGTACCGAGCTGCGTTGGAGAAGCTCCATGCAGTTCATGGGTGCCGAGTTTCGCCAGTCCCGAAGGAGGTTACGTTTGGTGTCTTGGATCAGATCTTTGGAGACAAGGAAACTGGGGAGGGTGGCGATCCGACTGTGAGCATCAACAT GTTTACCGGTGCTATCGCTGGATGGTCAATCGATGACCGCCTGAAAGAGGTCACAGTCCCCACGTTCGTGATCAACGGTAGATACGACATGGCACAGGACTTTGTTTGCGAGGCCTACTTTTGGAAGGTCACGAAGGCCAAGACTAAGTGGTACACATTTTCGGAGTCGAGTCACACCCCGATGTGGGAGGAGAGGGATAAGTATATGAAAGTTATTACTGAGTGGCTCGACCACATCTAG